In Aythya fuligula isolate bAytFul2 chromosome 14, bAytFul2.pri, whole genome shotgun sequence, the following proteins share a genomic window:
- the IL4 gene encoding interleukin-4 → MSTSFSVLLAFLALLACHGHEAAVLERSIFLKESIRLLGEILSTQVSCDKTNVTNVFAGNETDTDMELLCKASTVVFESLSCHKPLKGIYLNLLHIVTKSTDLKAPCPVAAGNTTSLQEFLGGLHRALQRVAKENL, encoded by the exons ATGAGCACCTCCTTCTCCGTCCTGCTCGCCTTCCTGGCGCTGCTGGCCTGCCACGGCCACGAGGCCGCGGTGCTGGAGCGCTCGATCTTTCTGAAGGAGAGCATCCGGCTGCTGGGCGAGATCCTCTCCACACAG GTTTCCTGCGACAAGACGAACGTGACAAACGTTTTTGCAGGCAATGAG ACAGACACCGACATGGAGCTCCTGTGCAAAGCCTCCACGGTTGTTTTCGAGAGCCTGAGCTGCCACAAGCCCCTGAAGGGCATCTACCTCAACTTGCTGCACATCGTGACAAAGAGCACCGACCTCAAG GCACCGTGTCCCGTGGCAGCAGGCAACACTACCTCCCTGCAGGAGTTTCTAGGGGGCCTACACAGAGCCCTCCAACGAGTAGCAAAAGAGAAtttgtga